A region from the Flavobacterium enshiense genome encodes:
- a CDS encoding DUF5522 domain-containing protein gives MNVIKVKKCSNCGTAFNCGDTPEGKKCWCNDFPPIFAPIDVIDCLCPGCFKNACAVKIEDYVATVSAESAIENRAKDLPKTTRLIEGIDYYIENGNYVFKEWFHLKRGHCCENGCRHCPYGFEKER, from the coding sequence ATGAATGTCATAAAAGTAAAAAAATGTTCCAATTGCGGAACCGCTTTTAATTGTGGGGACACACCTGAAGGAAAAAAATGCTGGTGCAATGATTTTCCGCCAATTTTCGCTCCGATAGATGTTATCGATTGCCTTTGTCCGGGTTGTTTTAAAAATGCCTGTGCCGTAAAAATCGAGGACTATGTTGCGACTGTTTCGGCGGAATCTGCAATTGAAAATCGGGCGAAAGATCTTCCGAAAACCACCCGTCTTATTGAAGGAATCGATTATTATATCGAGAACGGAAACTATGTTTTTAAAGAATGGTTCCATTTAAAAAGAGGTCATTGTTGCGAAAACGGATGCCGACACTGTCCCTATGGCTTTGAAAAGGAACGATAA
- a CDS encoding VOC family protein — protein sequence MAVVNPYITFNGTCEEAFNFYKSVFGGDFSYSGKYKDMPSEYPIKEEDKEKIMHISLPIGNTVLMGSDAAAGFGDNFKEGNNITISINADSEEEADRIFGGISGGGIITMPLNKTFWGALFGMCTDKFGINWMVNYDYEQK from the coding sequence ATGGCAGTAGTTAATCCGTACATTACCTTTAACGGTACATGCGAAGAAGCATTTAATTTTTACAAATCAGTTTTTGGAGGCGATTTTTCTTATTCAGGGAAATATAAAGACATGCCGTCTGAATATCCGATTAAAGAAGAAGACAAAGAAAAAATAATGCACATTTCATTGCCTATCGGGAACACCGTTTTAATGGGGAGTGATGCGGCTGCAGGTTTTGGTGATAATTTTAAAGAAGGGAACAATATTACCATTTCCATCAATGCAGACAGTGAAGAAGAGGCTGACAGAATTTTTGGAGGAATTTCAGGGGGCGGAATTATAACTATGCCGTTGAACAAAACATTTTGGGGTGCTTTATTCGGAATGTGCACGGATAAATTCGGAATCAACTGGATGGTTAACTACGATTACGAGCAAAAATAA
- a CDS encoding ABC transporter substrate-binding protein — translation MKIYFYKMMFIFFLLTFVGCKKNEKITTEKNVNTENTIKYASGLAIYEYDGYSVVKVTNPWPDASKDFTYVLKEKNAVVPDSLQNHISIQVPLQSIVVTSTTNVPFLEMLGVENKLVGFPHTDYISSEKTRALIDKGLVKNVGQNEKLNMEQLIDLAPELIVTFGVDNNNPMLQNLEKSGLKVMIQGDWMEQSPLGKAEWIKLYAALFGKQKEAEKLFNSIVKDYNQALESVKNSKAETTVLYGSMYQDQWYVAKGNSWVAQFLRDAKADYLWKDVEGTGSLGLSFENILDKAKNAGCWIAAGPYKTLSELEESNPHYSQFDAFKKKNVYTFEAKVGATGGTVYYELAPSRPDLVLKDFVKIFHPELVPDYTFTFAQKLN, via the coding sequence ATGAAGATTTATTTTTATAAAATGATGTTTATTTTCTTTCTTCTGACCTTCGTCGGATGCAAGAAAAATGAAAAAATAACAACAGAAAAAAACGTAAATACCGAAAATACAATCAAATATGCCAGCGGACTTGCGATTTACGAATACGATGGCTATTCCGTGGTTAAAGTGACCAATCCGTGGCCAGATGCGAGCAAAGACTTCACTTATGTACTGAAGGAAAAAAACGCTGTAGTTCCAGATAGTTTACAAAATCATATTTCAATTCAGGTACCTTTACAGTCAATCGTTGTTACCTCAACCACCAATGTTCCTTTTTTGGAAATGCTGGGAGTTGAAAACAAACTGGTTGGATTTCCGCATACCGATTATATTTCATCTGAAAAAACACGTGCCCTGATTGATAAAGGCTTGGTAAAAAATGTTGGTCAGAATGAAAAACTCAACATGGAGCAGCTTATCGATCTGGCTCCCGAACTGATTGTAACCTTCGGCGTAGACAACAACAATCCAATGCTGCAGAATCTGGAAAAAAGCGGATTGAAAGTGATGATTCAGGGTGATTGGATGGAACAGTCTCCGCTTGGAAAAGCCGAATGGATAAAATTATACGCTGCCTTATTCGGTAAACAGAAAGAAGCCGAAAAATTATTCAACAGCATAGTAAAAGACTACAACCAAGCCTTGGAATCAGTTAAAAATAGCAAAGCCGAAACCACGGTTCTTTACGGGTCAATGTATCAGGACCAGTGGTATGTTGCCAAAGGAAACAGCTGGGTAGCTCAGTTTTTAAGGGATGCCAAAGCAGATTATCTTTGGAAGGATGTTGAAGGAACCGGAAGTTTGGGATTATCCTTCGAAAACATTCTGGACAAAGCCAAAAATGCCGGATGCTGGATTGCCGCAGGGCCTTATAAAACCTTATCGGAACTCGAGGAAAGCAATCCGCATTACAGTCAGTTTGACGCTTTCAAAAAGAAAAACGTTTATACTTTTGAAGCAAAAGTGGGCGCTACAGGCGGAACGGTTTATTACGAATTGGCACCCAGCCGACCGGATCTGGTTTTGAAAGATTTCGTAAAGATCTTCCATCCAGAGTTAGTTCCCGATTATACCTTTACCTTTGCACAAAAGCTGAATTAA
- a CDS encoding iron ABC transporter permease, producing the protein MANKKRNTILFILLGLGLIALFLINISFGSVTIPFKEVFNSLTGGEAAKSAWEYIIINYRLPKAITAVLAGMGLSISGLLMQTLFRNPLAGPDVLGLSSGASLSVAFVILGAALMPSFLSNVLLSSYGLVLASTFGSFVVLIAILLVSQRLRDTMAILVMGLMFSSFTNSFVSILTYFSSAEQLQKFTFWSMGNLGNLSWTSILLLSITVAFGLAMGLISVKPLNALLLGENYARSLGLNFKRTRLLILFATSILTGSITAFAGPIAFIGLAVPHIAKLLFQTSNHFVLYWSTLLLGAATLLICDVASQLPGMEVTLPINAITSLIGAPVVIWLLVKKRKMMN; encoded by the coding sequence TTGGCAAACAAAAAACGAAATACGATTTTATTTATTCTCCTTGGTTTGGGACTGATTGCACTGTTTCTTATTAACATCAGTTTTGGTTCCGTAACCATTCCGTTCAAAGAAGTTTTCAACAGTCTGACCGGAGGTGAGGCAGCCAAATCAGCTTGGGAGTATATCATTATCAATTATCGTTTACCAAAAGCCATTACGGCGGTACTTGCGGGAATGGGACTTTCCATAAGCGGATTGCTGATGCAGACCCTTTTTCGAAACCCGCTTGCCGGACCCGATGTTTTGGGATTAAGTTCCGGCGCCAGTCTGAGTGTGGCATTTGTAATATTGGGCGCCGCTTTAATGCCTTCCTTTTTAAGTAACGTTTTACTTTCTTCCTATGGTTTGGTTTTAGCTTCAACATTCGGAAGTTTTGTTGTTTTGATAGCCATACTTTTAGTGTCACAACGTTTACGCGACACCATGGCGATTTTGGTCATGGGACTGATGTTTAGCAGTTTCACTAATTCGTTCGTAAGCATACTGACGTATTTCAGTTCGGCGGAACAATTGCAGAAATTCACTTTCTGGTCGATGGGGAATCTCGGCAATTTGTCGTGGACTTCCATCCTACTGTTATCTATCACTGTGGCATTTGGGTTAGCCATGGGACTCATCAGCGTAAAACCTTTGAATGCACTTCTTTTAGGCGAAAATTACGCCAGAAGTTTAGGATTAAATTTCAAAAGAACCCGATTACTTATTTTATTTGCCACCAGTATTTTAACCGGAAGCATTACCGCTTTTGCAGGTCCGATTGCCTTCATTGGCCTTGCGGTACCTCATATTGCCAAACTGCTGTTTCAAACGAGTAATCATTTCGTTCTCTATTGGAGTACATTGCTTTTGGGAGCGGCCACATTGCTGATCTGCGATGTCGCTTCGCAGCTGCCGGGAATGGAAGTAACCTTACCGATTAACGCCATAACTTCTCTGATTGGTGCTCCTGTGGTGATTTGGCTATTAGTTAAGAAAAGAAAGATGATGAATTAA
- a CDS encoding dienelactone hydrolase family protein: MKTKTLLALVLTISSTVLVQGQLKAVSYADGNQKLEGFSGSPKKSNPKKAGVLILPAWMGIDAHSKESAEALSKLGYYTFVADIYGVGNKPTSAQEAGKKAGHFKTNYKEYQKRIHLALEQLIKSGANPNDIAVIGYCFGGSGALEAARANMNVKGVISFHGGLGRDAARSIEPIKPKVLVLHGADDFYVSETEIKAFQDEMRTSKADWQMVYYADAVHAFTHKDAGNDKSKGVAYNEKADKRSWKAMLDFFDEIFK, from the coding sequence ATGAAAACAAAAACATTACTTGCTTTGGTACTGACTATTTCTTCAACAGTACTGGTCCAGGGACAACTGAAAGCTGTTTCTTATGCTGATGGTAATCAAAAATTAGAAGGTTTTTCCGGTAGTCCGAAAAAAAGCAACCCAAAAAAAGCAGGCGTTTTAATTTTACCTGCCTGGATGGGAATCGACGCGCATTCGAAAGAAAGTGCCGAAGCATTATCAAAATTAGGGTATTATACTTTTGTAGCTGATATTTATGGTGTAGGCAACAAACCAACCAGCGCACAGGAAGCCGGAAAAAAAGCCGGTCATTTCAAAACCAATTACAAAGAGTATCAGAAACGTATTCATTTGGCTTTGGAACAATTAATTAAATCAGGTGCAAATCCCAATGACATTGCTGTAATCGGTTATTGCTTCGGAGGTTCCGGGGCTTTGGAGGCGGCAAGGGCCAATATGAACGTAAAAGGAGTGATTTCCTTTCATGGCGGTTTAGGACGTGACGCCGCAAGGTCAATTGAACCTATTAAACCAAAAGTTCTTGTCTTGCACGGCGCCGATGATTTCTATGTTTCCGAAACCGAAATCAAAGCGTTTCAGGACGAAATGCGCACCTCGAAAGCAGATTGGCAAATGGTGTATTATGCCGATGCGGTTCACGCATTTACACATAAAGATGCAGGGAACGACAAGAGTAAAGGTGTTGCTTACAACGAAAAAGCAGACAAGCGCTCCTGGAAAGCCATGTTGGACTTCTTCGATGAAATTTTTAAATAA
- a CDS encoding pseudouridine synthase produces the protein MHQHFLLHKPHGYLSQFIYEKKRAKKKLGELFDFPEGTMAIGRLDEDSEGLLLLTTDGMMSELVRSKTVEKEYFAQVDGIVTEEAIMRLKRGVEIGFKGIRYVTKECEARIITDLPDCIGEGRRIRDERHGPTSWLSITLTEGKFRQVRKMTAAVGLPTLRLIRMRVGTIDLHGLKAGEVLEVPDFQLSK, from the coding sequence ATGCATCAACACTTTCTGCTTCATAAGCCGCATGGCTATTTAAGTCAGTTTATCTATGAGAAGAAGCGTGCTAAGAAAAAGCTGGGGGAGTTGTTTGATTTTCCCGAAGGAACTATGGCTATCGGTCGCTTAGATGAAGATTCCGAGGGATTGCTGCTGCTGACTACCGACGGAATGATGAGTGAACTTGTAAGGAGTAAGACTGTCGAAAAAGAATATTTTGCGCAAGTGGATGGCATCGTAACCGAAGAAGCCATAATGCGACTAAAAAGAGGTGTTGAAATCGGTTTTAAAGGCATCCGATATGTGACCAAAGAATGTGAAGCAAGAATCATTACCGATTTGCCGGACTGCATAGGCGAGGGCAGACGTATTCGTGATGAACGGCACGGACCAACCAGCTGGCTTTCGATTACATTGACCGAAGGAAAGTTTCGTCAGGTGCGTAAGATGACGGCTGCAGTGGGGTTACCAACGTTGCGGTTGATTCGCATGCGTGTGGGAACAATTGATTTACACGGATTAAAAGCTGGAGAAGTTTTAGAAGTGCCCGACTTTCAACTATCCAAATAA
- a CDS encoding tRNA (cytidine(34)-2'-O)-methyltransferase, with protein sequence MLNVVLVEPEIPNNTGNIGRLCVGTGCRLHLIHPFGFEITDKNLKRSGLDYWVHLDWYEYQNVAEWKAQIPDLSRVFLMSSHAEKSYLETDFQDGDWLVFGKESVGLSQEVLSQFENHLTIPMSDKIRSYNIANSVAFVVGEAKRQIGLKK encoded by the coding sequence ATGTTAAATGTAGTTTTAGTGGAACCGGAAATCCCGAATAATACCGGGAATATAGGTCGTTTATGTGTGGGAACCGGATGCAGGCTGCATCTGATTCATCCGTTTGGATTTGAGATAACCGATAAAAACTTAAAGCGTTCCGGCCTGGATTACTGGGTACATCTGGATTGGTATGAATATCAGAATGTAGCCGAATGGAAAGCACAGATTCCGGACTTGTCACGCGTTTTTCTGATGAGTTCCCATGCCGAAAAATCGTATCTTGAAACGGATTTTCAGGATGGCGATTGGTTGGTATTCGGGAAAGAAAGTGTCGGGTTAAGCCAGGAGGTGTTAAGCCAGTTTGAAAACCATCTGACCATTCCGATGTCGGATAAAATCAGAAGCTATAATATTGCCAATTCCGTTGCTTTTGTGGTAGGGGAAGCCAAAAGGCAGATTGGCCTGAAAAAGTAA
- a CDS encoding ABC transporter ATP-binding protein: MTKTILHTDNLTTGYKSKSGETVIAENLNLKLSSSKLTTLIGANGIGKSTLLRTITGIQKPLAGSVYLNDKKVTDYEPLELAQNLSVVLTEKLPPSNLTVFELVALGRQPYTNWIGTLTEEDIRKVHEAMELTQISHLSAKKHYEISDGQLQKVLVARALAQDTNLIILDEPTTHLDLVHKVSLFKLLKKLTHETEKCILFSTHDVDLAIQLSDEMIVMTPEKVVQNEPCNLISDGTFNTIFKDENIFFDAGRGKFIIQ; encoded by the coding sequence ATGACAAAAACGATCCTACATACCGATAATCTCACCACCGGCTACAAGTCTAAATCGGGGGAAACTGTCATTGCTGAAAATCTGAACCTAAAATTAAGCTCAAGTAAGCTGACCACTTTAATCGGGGCGAACGGAATCGGGAAGTCAACTTTATTAAGAACTATTACTGGAATCCAAAAACCTCTGGCGGGCAGTGTTTATCTCAACGATAAAAAGGTAACCGATTACGAACCGCTGGAGCTGGCACAAAACCTCAGCGTTGTATTAACTGAAAAATTACCACCGAGCAATCTGACTGTTTTCGAATTGGTTGCTTTGGGACGTCAGCCGTACACTAATTGGATTGGAACCTTAACCGAAGAAGATATACGTAAGGTACACGAAGCCATGGAACTCACGCAAATCAGTCATCTCTCAGCCAAAAAACACTATGAAATCAGTGACGGGCAATTACAGAAAGTACTGGTCGCACGGGCATTGGCACAAGACACCAACCTGATTATTCTCGATGAACCGACTACCCACTTGGATTTGGTTCACAAAGTATCGCTTTTCAAATTACTGAAGAAACTCACCCACGAAACTGAAAAATGTATTTTATTTTCAACACATGATGTTGATCTGGCCATTCAGCTGAGCGACGAAATGATTGTCATGACGCCCGAAAAAGTAGTTCAGAACGAACCCTGCAATTTAATTTCGGACGGAACCTTTAACACCATCTTTAAAGACGAAAATATCTTTTTTGACGCAGGTAGAGGCAAATTCATCATTCAATAA
- a CDS encoding sensor histidine kinase: protein MNKQTFLENLRRPSRFIVLLILFLTCSSFKHFSHRSSKRSTKELVFVSSESNFKKRPIQIVNTSDLGSGFRRRLVSSTHLLMAIPSETGKNYTVAPSEVNLNNKKYFIWGNVIFLLLVICPMVLYYRSTLKNLIRSKKETEEQNNDLTVANKELYRFVYSASHDLRSPINSVKGLIEIAQEEENVHKIKDYLNLMHESLTQQDHFISDIIDYSRNKRKHQCIELVSLDKLTDEIISQHLYMKKANSITFKKDISADKIIIDSLRVRIILNNLLSNAIKYSDDNKHNKVITIKTYENRSFYVIEIEDNGIGINRENQDKIFDMFFVTNEKMGSGLGLFIAKEAAECLNGNIAVHSEKNIGTTFTVALPKLEINQV from the coding sequence ATGAATAAGCAGACCTTTTTAGAGAATTTAAGACGACCATCGAGGTTCATCGTTTTACTGATACTATTTTTAACATGCTCCTCGTTTAAACATTTCAGTCATCGTTCATCAAAAAGATCCACTAAAGAACTGGTATTCGTTTCGTCGGAATCAAATTTTAAAAAGAGGCCAATACAAATAGTAAACACATCCGATTTAGGTTCGGGCTTTCGAAGAAGATTGGTTTCAAGTACACATCTTTTGATGGCCATACCATCTGAAACAGGAAAAAATTATACCGTTGCCCCAAGTGAAGTCAACTTAAACAATAAAAAGTACTTCATTTGGGGCAACGTCATTTTCCTCCTATTGGTAATATGCCCAATGGTTTTGTATTACAGGTCAACGTTAAAAAATCTTATCCGTTCCAAAAAAGAAACTGAAGAACAAAATAACGATTTAACAGTCGCCAATAAAGAATTGTATCGTTTCGTATACAGCGCTTCTCATGATTTACGATCCCCAATCAACTCGGTAAAAGGTCTGATCGAAATTGCTCAAGAGGAAGAAAATGTCCACAAAATAAAAGACTATTTAAATTTAATGCATGAAAGTCTTACGCAGCAAGATCATTTTATCAGTGACATTATTGATTATTCCAGGAACAAGCGAAAACATCAATGTATAGAATTAGTCAGTCTGGACAAATTGACAGACGAGATAATTTCCCAGCATCTGTACATGAAAAAAGCAAATTCCATTACCTTTAAAAAAGACATCTCGGCCGACAAAATTATTATCGATAGTTTAAGAGTGCGAATCATACTTAATAACCTTCTCTCAAATGCCATCAAATATTCTGATGACAATAAACACAACAAAGTGATTACAATCAAAACTTATGAAAATCGCTCTTTTTATGTGATTGAAATTGAAGACAACGGCATAGGAATCAACCGGGAAAATCAGGATAAAATTTTTGACATGTTTTTTGTCACTAATGAAAAAATGGGGTCCGGCCTCGGACTATTTATCGCCAAAGAAGCTGCCGAATGCCTTAACGGAAACATTGCGGTACATTCAGAAAAAAATATTGGTACTACCTTTACGGTAGCCCTTCCCAAATTAGAAATAAACCAAGTCTAG
- a CDS encoding acyltransferase family protein: protein MASRNPSIDILKLGLSFLIVALHIFPVSGLKGIQGILSYEIVNGITRIGVPTFFIISGYLLRNKLNDKAYLIKYAKRILILFLVWQLIYLPDLIRFYKLGRFSTFDLVLKLVYGYWHLWYLQATVCAVFMLYFLRMQSVSKKIIMALLLFFAGYVFQLAYKINLLNDVPALKLLYEVTGTSRNFIFMGYPFLVLGTLYESWRKAVAKINFLFMPFWILLFAEVYLYYTLKIGALDFSIAILPLSVLLFSIVVEKQCSSNLKINPSISLGIYLCHPYAVRLVYEFLPQRTFGYIVLKYFMICLLAIIFWYAVDRINRKFSYFF, encoded by the coding sequence ATGGCAAGCCGCAATCCCTCAATCGATATTTTAAAGTTAGGTCTTTCTTTTCTGATTGTGGCTTTGCATATTTTCCCGGTTTCCGGATTAAAAGGAATTCAGGGAATACTCTCTTATGAAATAGTAAACGGCATTACCCGAATCGGCGTTCCCACCTTCTTTATCATTTCCGGTTATTTACTTCGGAACAAATTAAACGATAAAGCCTACCTGATTAAATACGCAAAACGTATACTGATTCTCTTTTTGGTCTGGCAGCTTATTTATCTCCCTGATCTGATTCGGTTTTACAAATTGGGACGGTTTTCGACCTTTGATCTGGTTTTAAAATTGGTTTACGGATATTGGCATTTATGGTACCTCCAGGCAACAGTGTGTGCCGTTTTCATGCTGTATTTCCTGAGAATGCAGTCCGTATCGAAAAAAATAATAATGGCCCTGCTGTTGTTTTTTGCCGGGTATGTCTTTCAGTTGGCTTATAAAATCAATCTACTTAATGATGTCCCGGCTTTGAAATTATTATATGAGGTAACAGGGACGTCCCGTAATTTTATTTTTATGGGTTATCCTTTTTTGGTCTTGGGTACGTTATACGAGTCTTGGCGGAAAGCCGTTGCCAAAATCAACTTTCTGTTTATGCCTTTTTGGATACTCTTGTTTGCCGAAGTGTATCTGTATTATACCCTTAAAATTGGTGCCTTGGATTTTAGTATAGCAATACTGCCTTTGAGCGTGCTTTTGTTTTCAATAGTGGTAGAAAAGCAATGTTCTTCTAATTTGAAAATTAACCCATCCATTTCTTTAGGCATTTATTTATGTCATCCTTATGCGGTCCGATTAGTGTATGAATTTTTACCTCAAAGGACTTTCGGTTACATTGTATTGAAATATTTCATGATTTGTCTGCTGGCAATTATTTTTTGGTATGCTGTGGATAGAATTAACCGAAAGTTTTCTTACTTCTTTTAG
- a CDS encoding SRPBCC family protein, protein MATSERTTITVTATVNATVDKVWKIWTRPEHISQWNNASDDWHTPQATNDLRPKGKFIYRMEAKDGTFGFDFRGTYSNIKINELIEYALSDGRKVRITFEADGNLTTVTETFEPEEVNSLEMQQSGWQAILDNFKKHTESTNQDIL, encoded by the coding sequence ATGGCAACAAGCGAAAGAACAACAATTACAGTTACCGCAACAGTTAATGCTACTGTGGATAAAGTATGGAAAATCTGGACACGACCGGAACATATCAGCCAATGGAACAATGCTTCCGACGATTGGCACACCCCACAGGCGACTAATGATTTGAGGCCAAAAGGAAAATTTATATACAGAATGGAAGCCAAAGATGGCACTTTTGGTTTTGACTTTCGGGGAACTTACAGCAACATCAAAATCAACGAATTAATTGAGTATGCTCTCAGCGACGGAAGAAAAGTACGCATTACGTTTGAAGCCGATGGTAATTTGACGACTGTCACTGAAACCTTCGAGCCTGAAGAGGTCAATTCTTTAGAGATGCAGCAAAGCGGTTGGCAAGCCATACTTGACAATTTTAAAAAACATACTGAATCCACTAATCAAGACATACTATGA
- a CDS encoding VOC family protein, whose translation MKSQIFINLPVKDLGKAMDFYTKIGFTNNPQFTDDTAACMVFSEEIFVMLVTHNRFKDFIVKEISDTSKTTGVINSLSLESVAKMNEMADKAVKAGAVEYNEAKDYGFMQLRSFEDPDGHCWEVFYMDTSKIPQK comes from the coding sequence ATGAAATCACAAATTTTTATCAACCTTCCGGTAAAAGATCTTGGAAAAGCAATGGACTTTTATACTAAAATCGGATTCACCAACAACCCGCAGTTTACAGACGACACCGCTGCCTGCATGGTTTTTAGTGAAGAAATTTTTGTAATGCTTGTGACACACAACCGATTTAAAGACTTTATCGTAAAAGAGATATCAGACACTTCAAAAACTACCGGGGTTATCAATTCTTTATCCCTGGAAAGTGTTGCCAAAATGAATGAAATGGCAGATAAGGCTGTAAAAGCAGGCGCTGTGGAATACAATGAGGCTAAAGATTATGGTTTTATGCAGTTGCGCAGTTTTGAAGATCCTGACGGTCACTGTTGGGAAGTTTTTTATATGGACACCAGCAAAATCCCTCAAAAATAA
- a CDS encoding VOC family protein, whose protein sequence is MKNPIYPCLWFEGNAKEAADFYCNVFKETKITDENPIVVMFESAGQKFMCLNGNPQFNMNPSISFFVVCESEEELMKAWNILIDGGSALMALDKYEWSEKYGWVQDKFGVNWQLSFGKLADVGQKFTPTLMFTESMHGKAEEAINFYTSVFKNSDVVGILRYAEDDHDITGTIKHAQFKLNNNVFMTMDSGLAKGFGFNETISFVVECEDQEEIDYFWEKLTEGGEESMCGWLKDKYGVWWQIVPAILGELMSNPEKSQKVVEAFMKMRKFDIQTLLSV, encoded by the coding sequence ATGAAAAATCCAATATATCCTTGTCTTTGGTTTGAGGGAAATGCCAAAGAAGCTGCCGATTTTTACTGTAACGTTTTCAAAGAAACAAAAATTACCGACGAAAACCCAATCGTGGTAATGTTTGAATCTGCCGGGCAAAAATTCATGTGCCTTAACGGAAATCCGCAATTTAATATGAATCCTTCCATCTCATTTTTTGTGGTATGCGAATCGGAAGAAGAACTTATGAAAGCATGGAACATTCTGATTGATGGAGGTTCTGCACTTATGGCGTTGGACAAATACGAATGGAGCGAAAAATACGGTTGGGTTCAGGATAAATTCGGCGTTAACTGGCAATTGTCTTTTGGCAAATTGGCAGATGTAGGGCAGAAATTCACCCCAACGCTAATGTTTACCGAAAGCATGCACGGCAAGGCAGAAGAAGCCATCAATTTCTACACATCGGTATTTAAAAACTCGGACGTAGTTGGGATATTACGTTATGCCGAAGATGATCATGATATTACCGGAACCATTAAACATGCCCAATTCAAACTGAACAATAATGTTTTCATGACAATGGACAGTGGTTTGGCAAAAGGCTTCGGATTTAATGAAACTATTTCTTTTGTTGTGGAATGCGAAGATCAGGAAGAAATTGATTATTTCTGGGAAAAACTAACCGAAGGCGGAGAAGAAAGTATGTGTGGTTGGCTGAAAGACAAGTATGGGGTTTGGTGGCAAATCGTCCCTGCTATTCTGGGAGAATTGATGAGTAATCCTGAAAAATCACAAAAAGTTGTGGAAGCCTTTATGAAAATGAGAAAGTTTGATATTCAAACATTACTAAGCGTATAA